The Blautia hydrogenotrophica DSM 10507 genome window below encodes:
- the rhaD gene encoding rhamnulose-1-phosphate aldolase translates to MEKNQHLNKFIRMCVDGWSLGWHEYHGGNLTYRIEREELAGLELNGEREWVSLKKPMENLAGDCFLVTGSGKTMRNAELEPKDALGIIELDEKGQAYRIVWGLEHGGKPTSELPAHLMCQSVKKEVTGGTYRFVYHAHPANIIALSFVLPLQDEAFTRELWEMEPECAMTFPAGIGVLPWMVPGTVEIAKLTCEKMKTYDAVLWAQHGLFVTGDTFEDTFGLMHTIEKSAEILVKVRSMAAEKLQVPSVQNFRDMAEAFQLKLPEKFLFEK, encoded by the coding sequence ATGGAGAAAAATCAACATTTGAATAAATTTATACGTATGTGCGTGGATGGATGGAGCCTTGGATGGCATGAATACCATGGAGGAAATCTGACCTATCGTATCGAGCGGGAAGAATTGGCAGGGCTGGAATTAAATGGAGAACGGGAATGGGTTTCTCTGAAAAAGCCGATGGAAAATTTAGCAGGCGATTGCTTTTTGGTGACGGGAAGCGGAAAGACCATGAGAAATGCGGAACTAGAGCCAAAGGATGCGTTAGGAATCATTGAACTGGATGAAAAAGGACAGGCATATCGTATCGTTTGGGGGCTGGAACATGGAGGAAAACCTACGAGCGAGCTCCCAGCTCACCTGATGTGTCAGTCCGTGAAAAAAGAAGTGACGGGAGGAACATACCGTTTTGTATATCACGCTCATCCAGCCAATATCATTGCACTGTCATTTGTGCTTCCTTTGCAGGATGAGGCGTTTACCAGAGAGCTTTGGGAGATGGAACCAGAGTGCGCGATGACATTTCCGGCAGGGATTGGGGTACTGCCTTGGATGGTTCCCGGGACAGTGGAAATCGCAAAACTGACGTGTGAGAAAATGAAAACCTATGATGCGGTGCTTTGGGCGCAGCATGGTTTATTTGTGACAGGAGATACTTTTGAGGATACGTTTGGGTTGATGCACACGATTGAAAAAAGCGCGGAAATTCTGGTAAAGGTCCGTTCTATGGCAGCAGAGAAACTTCAAGTGCCCAGCGTACAGAATTTCCGGGATATGGCAGAAGCTTTTCAGCTGAAGCTTCCTGAGAAATTCTTGTTTGAGAAATGA
- the dhaK gene encoding dihydroxyacetone kinase subunit DhaK gives MKKIINRPEDVVLEMCSGIAHANPDVVWNPKYKIIRKKSLNPGKVTLISGGGSGHEPAHAGYVGKGMLDAAICGDVFASPSQVQVYQGLRETAGEKGTLLIVKNYSGDLMNFSNAAAMAKEEGISVEMVKVEDDIAVMDSLYTVGRRGVAGTVFVHKIAGAAAEKGRDLSQVCAAAQKAADNVRTIGFAYSSCTVPAAGTPTFELGDTQMEYGVGIHGEPGRSRENMQTADEMAHRMVTQLLEDLSLEKGEEVALLVNGFGATPLQELYLMNYSVNRELDKRGIPVYREFVGNYMTSIDMEGCSISLLKLDEELKELLDFPSTAPYFRVDGPVEKAVFMPLLKKAEKIEGEMRCEESWRVISKEGMTVENIAAMVYQMCQCILKNEKAFCKLDSYAGDGDFGMSIAKGFREVKREWEMLLEEKFSTVQEFLLACSMIIMENCGGASGPVWGSAFRAAALAAGEKKVLDLDDFAAIVENAVAGIQKTGERSFGRGAVLGDKTLIDALIPCSLALRAAADQKLLWKAALKEGAKKAKEGAEKTKEMVARMGRAGTVGERSLGYPDAGAYALGVIFEEIASFMREEA, from the coding sequence ATGAAGAAAATAATAAACAGGCCAGAGGACGTAGTTTTGGAAATGTGCAGCGGGATCGCTCATGCAAACCCAGATGTAGTATGGAACCCTAAATATAAGATTATCAGGAAAAAGAGCTTAAATCCTGGAAAAGTGACCTTAATCAGCGGCGGAGGAAGCGGACATGAGCCTGCTCATGCCGGTTATGTGGGAAAGGGAATGCTGGATGCTGCGATATGCGGAGATGTATTTGCGTCTCCTTCTCAGGTTCAAGTGTATCAGGGACTGCGGGAAACCGCAGGGGAAAAAGGGACATTACTGATTGTGAAAAACTACAGCGGTGATCTTATGAATTTTTCCAATGCGGCTGCCATGGCAAAGGAAGAAGGAATTTCCGTAGAAATGGTAAAGGTGGAAGATGATATAGCTGTCATGGACAGCTTGTATACCGTTGGGCGAAGAGGCGTGGCAGGCACTGTCTTTGTGCATAAAATCGCAGGAGCGGCGGCAGAAAAGGGAAGGGACCTTAGTCAAGTATGTGCAGCAGCGCAGAAAGCCGCAGACAATGTGCGGACAATCGGATTTGCCTATAGTTCCTGTACAGTGCCCGCGGCAGGAACGCCTACATTTGAGCTCGGAGATACACAGATGGAATATGGCGTCGGTATTCACGGGGAACCAGGACGAAGCCGGGAGAATATGCAGACAGCCGATGAGATGGCCCATCGGATGGTTACGCAGCTTTTGGAAGATCTGTCTCTGGAAAAAGGGGAAGAGGTCGCATTGCTGGTAAATGGATTTGGAGCTACGCCCCTTCAAGAGCTGTATTTGATGAATTATTCTGTGAATCGTGAGCTAGACAAAAGAGGAATTCCAGTATATCGAGAATTTGTCGGAAATTATATGACGAGTATTGACATGGAAGGATGCTCCATCTCTTTGCTGAAGCTGGATGAGGAATTAAAAGAGCTTTTAGATTTTCCAAGTACGGCGCCTTATTTTCGAGTGGATGGACCTGTGGAAAAAGCAGTGTTTATGCCTCTTCTAAAGAAGGCTGAAAAGATAGAAGGAGAAATGAGATGTGAAGAGAGTTGGAGAGTGATCTCAAAAGAAGGCATGACTGTGGAAAATATAGCGGCAATGGTATATCAGATGTGTCAATGTATTTTGAAAAATGAGAAAGCCTTTTGCAAACTGGATTCCTATGCAGGGGACGGCGATTTTGGGATGAGTATCGCGAAGGGATTTCGAGAGGTAAAAAGAGAATGGGAAATGCTGCTTGAAGAGAAATTCAGCACAGTTCAAGAATTTCTTTTGGCTTGCTCTATGATTATCATGGAAAACTGCGGGGGAGCGTCAGGGCCTGTCTGGGGTTCCGCTTTTCGGGCAGCCGCTTTGGCAGCAGGAGAAAAAAAGGTGCTTGATTTGGATGACTTTGCGGCAATAGTGGAAAACGCCGTGGCGGGAATTCAAAAGACGGGCGAACGTTCTTTTGGAAGAGGCGCAGTACTTGGAGACAAGACTTTGATTGACGCATTGATTCCATGCTCATTGGCTTTGAGAGCTGCGGCAGATCAGAAATTGCTTTGGAAAGCGGCGCTAAAGGAAGGAGCCAAGAAAGCAAAGGAGGGCGCTGAGAAGACCAAAGAAATGGTAGCTCGAATGGGAAGGGCAGGAACGGTTGGAGAAAGAAGCTTAGGATATCCGGACGCGGGAGCTTATGCTTTAGGGGTGATTTTTGAGGAAATAGCTTCTTTCATGCGGGAAGAAGCTTGA
- a CDS encoding xylulokinase, translated as MKKYLLGVDLGTTNVKAMLFSEDGNCAAKGEAGNYRTISEHFNWAEQDPNVWWQDTVFSIGKVTSQISWTDSEIAAICVSSQGMAMLPLDEQGNPLCRAHIWMDRRAAEETAWLEKVYGRERIKREFGAYADPYYQIMNLIWYRNHCPKLYERTRHIVKANTYLNYKLTGQLAIDEGQAEMTLCYDLKKRCWSEELEKVIEIPLRDWMPPVKRADEILGTVTKEAAQMTGLREGTPVLVGGVDSAAALLELGIYHQGEAAEITGTSSNNFFAGKKPPSEKSKLLSFSPIVSTKEVPCLLFGPTNSSGDTVRWFRESMGEETERQKMQAAGRKNIYEMYEEMVRSSRPGSGGVFFYPYLMGERAPLWDSAVKGMYLGLTALTTRADMLRAVYEGNAYVLKEICEEAKREGAKLSCMKIAGGCANSREWLRIKASVLDMPVHVSASLSGAPKGDAMLAGYAAGIYRSMEEAYEIMKSPEQVIEPISEWSKIYRELYPLFLTMRDHLLEDYQELEYKMQKLF; from the coding sequence ATGAAAAAGTATTTGCTGGGTGTGGATCTTGGGACTACAAATGTGAAAGCTATGTTGTTTTCGGAAGATGGAAATTGTGCTGCAAAAGGAGAGGCTGGAAATTATCGAACGATCTCAGAACACTTTAACTGGGCAGAACAAGATCCGAATGTTTGGTGGCAGGATACTGTATTTTCCATAGGAAAAGTTACGAGTCAGATTTCCTGGACGGACAGTGAGATTGCGGCGATTTGTGTGAGCTCACAGGGGATGGCGATGCTTCCTTTGGATGAGCAGGGGAATCCCCTATGCCGGGCGCATATTTGGATGGACAGAAGAGCCGCCGAAGAAACCGCCTGGTTGGAAAAAGTTTATGGAAGAGAAAGAATCAAACGGGAATTTGGCGCCTATGCAGACCCCTATTATCAAATTATGAATTTAATTTGGTATCGAAATCATTGTCCGAAACTGTATGAAAGGACCCGGCATATTGTAAAAGCCAATACTTATCTGAATTACAAGCTTACCGGCCAGTTAGCGATTGATGAAGGGCAGGCAGAGATGACCCTGTGCTATGATTTGAAAAAACGCTGCTGGTCCGAGGAGCTGGAAAAAGTAATTGAAATTCCGTTGAGAGATTGGATGCCGCCAGTGAAGAGGGCGGATGAAATTCTTGGAACAGTGACGAAAGAAGCCGCTCAAATGACTGGCCTGCGGGAAGGAACCCCTGTGTTGGTGGGAGGCGTAGACTCTGCGGCCGCGTTGCTGGAATTAGGAATTTATCACCAAGGAGAGGCGGCGGAAATTACAGGAACTTCCAGCAACAATTTTTTTGCCGGCAAAAAACCGCCATCAGAGAAATCCAAGCTTTTGTCTTTTTCTCCTATCGTCAGTACCAAGGAGGTTCCTTGCTTGCTGTTTGGGCCTACGAATTCCTCAGGAGATACCGTTCGATGGTTTCGGGAATCTATGGGAGAAGAGACAGAACGCCAAAAGATGCAGGCTGCGGGAAGGAAAAACATATACGAAATGTATGAAGAAATGGTACGTTCTTCGAGACCCGGCAGCGGCGGCGTCTTCTTTTATCCATATCTTATGGGAGAACGGGCACCATTGTGGGACAGCGCGGTAAAAGGCATGTATCTGGGCTTGACAGCTCTGACGACCAGAGCTGATATGCTGCGGGCGGTCTATGAGGGAAATGCATATGTGCTGAAAGAAATTTGTGAGGAGGCCAAAAGGGAAGGCGCCAAGCTGTCTTGTATGAAAATTGCAGGCGGATGTGCAAACAGCCGTGAATGGCTGCGCATAAAGGCTTCTGTCTTGGACATGCCGGTACATGTCTCGGCATCTTTGAGCGGAGCACCAAAAGGAGACGCCATGTTAGCTGGATATGCAGCAGGCATCTATCGCAGTATGGAAGAGGCATACGAAATTATGAAGTCCCCGGAGCAGGTGATCGAGCCGATTTCGGAATGGAGTAAAATATATAGAGAGCTTTATCCGCTCTTTCTGACCATGAGAGATCACTTGCTGGAGGACTATCAGGAGCTCGAGTATAAGATGCAAAAGCTATTTTAA
- a CDS encoding sensor histidine kinase, translated as MIPNTILRIFCSVLTLSAVLASIPWILFPLYHLHIFFQEQRILTEQRLPCKDHDSKAINCFLDRSYEKACSIENTLSDRNIDYLSKQINTHFFYNTLDSIRGRAYCDGAYFVADMIETLSAFFRYSISRKGNIVSIQDELQNLNSYMKIQMFRFGDRIQYHVVTELKNLEQYQIPKLTLQPIVENSIIHGIEHYEKGGKIDVQIEETDSTVLIHVRDNGIGIKKEILDQINYNFENNYFESAELQKKHLNIALNNINNRICLLYGTKYHLHIFSTQNLGTEVQITLPKLPKTKRTHDYERTLTTN; from the coding sequence ATGATTCCAAACACAATCCTACGGATTTTCTGTTCTGTCCTGACTTTATCTGCTGTCTTAGCGTCAATCCCGTGGATTCTGTTTCCACTTTACCATCTTCACATCTTCTTTCAAGAACAGAGAATCCTGACTGAGCAGCGGCTTCCATGTAAAGATCACGATTCCAAAGCAATCAATTGTTTTTTGGACCGCTCCTATGAAAAAGCCTGCTCTATTGAAAATACCCTTTCTGACCGAAACATTGATTATCTGTCCAAGCAGATTAACACTCATTTTTTTTATAACACCTTAGATTCTATTCGGGGACGTGCTTACTGTGACGGTGCTTATTTCGTCGCAGACATGATTGAAACTTTATCTGCTTTTTTCCGATATAGTATTTCACGTAAGGGGAATATCGTATCCATACAGGATGAGCTCCAAAACCTGAATTCTTATATGAAAATTCAAATGTTTCGTTTTGGAGATCGTATTCAATACCATGTTGTCACGGAGCTTAAAAATCTAGAACAGTATCAAATTCCAAAACTCACTCTTCAGCCCATCGTCGAAAATTCCATCATTCATGGCATTGAGCATTACGAAAAAGGCGGAAAAATCGACGTACAAATTGAAGAAACCGATTCCACCGTCCTAATCCATGTTCGAGATAATGGCATTGGAATAAAAAAAGAAATATTAGATCAGATTAACTATAATTTTGAGAACAACTACTTTGAGAGTGCAGAGCTACAGAAAAAGCATTTAAATATCGCGTTAAACAACATCAACAATCGCATCTGTCTTCTCTATGGAACAAAATATCATTTACACATATTCAGTACTCAAAATCTCGGTACCGAAGTACAGATTACATTGCCTAAACTGCCAAAAACTAAAAGGACACACGATTATGAAAGAACACTTACTACAAATTGA
- a CDS encoding AraC family transcriptional regulator — translation MFSAILADDEINILNLLEGLIDWNALNIKIAAKCMTGTETYQRILTETPDIVIIDIKMPGLSGLEVVRKIQEQNIFPNFILISGHKEFEYARSAIQYGVENYLVKPINKEELTENLQQIIQRMEKERSSKNYEKMLENQIETNLAISRTHFLKMLFLSPDLQEQKSLEELNQIYGLELFSGFFRVISIKPDTKKLFTLPQYQILLKQIYEYACQKFHASSQKAYGIIDNNEIIFLMNYTSEEELAVFLISVFELLKNKFYSYCYVTLGISSRREQLFQVSFQEAHAAVISRIFLGKHRIIDYSSLSQFKSKLNLSTYLEQIGTYIDTLNLSGVEKLFLHLQEDFSNDTISPSSVIDLCAKFLELLKDQIRNQYQKAGIDYDFPKKQYQAQIQNASSKEDLISTLKHMIIGEISAFQKLQYTKDSRYISQAKEYIHDHLDQNITLNEVAEMLYINPSYFSTLFKKETGETFSNYITQTRIGRSKELLRDLKYSISEISAMVGYQDSKYFSKVFQKTVGIKPSKFRKLYTN, via the coding sequence ATGTTTTCTGCTATTTTGGCTGATGATGAAATCAATATTTTAAACTTGCTGGAAGGCTTAATTGACTGGAACGCACTAAACATAAAAATTGCTGCCAAATGCATGACTGGTACAGAAACCTATCAAAGAATTCTTACAGAAACTCCTGATATCGTCATTATTGACATCAAAATGCCCGGCCTATCTGGGCTAGAAGTCGTCAGAAAAATACAAGAACAAAATATATTTCCGAATTTTATTTTAATCAGCGGGCATAAAGAATTCGAATATGCACGCTCTGCAATTCAATATGGTGTGGAAAATTACCTTGTAAAACCCATCAACAAGGAAGAATTGACAGAAAATCTTCAGCAAATCATACAGCGTATGGAAAAGGAACGTTCCAGCAAAAATTACGAAAAAATGCTGGAAAATCAAATTGAGACAAATTTAGCTATTTCAAGAACCCATTTCTTGAAAATGCTCTTTCTGTCTCCTGATTTGCAAGAACAAAAGTCCCTTGAAGAACTCAATCAGATTTATGGGTTAGAATTATTTTCTGGTTTTTTTCGTGTGATCTCTATTAAACCAGATACGAAAAAGCTTTTTACTCTTCCGCAATACCAGATTCTGTTGAAACAAATTTATGAATATGCCTGCCAAAAATTTCATGCTTCCTCTCAGAAAGCTTATGGAATTATTGATAATAATGAAATAATTTTTCTTATGAACTATACTTCTGAGGAAGAGTTGGCTGTTTTTTTAATATCTGTATTTGAATTGTTAAAGAATAAGTTCTACAGCTATTGTTATGTCACCTTGGGAATTTCTTCCCGAAGGGAACAACTTTTTCAAGTTTCGTTCCAGGAGGCTCACGCTGCTGTTATCAGTCGAATCTTTTTGGGAAAACATCGAATCATTGACTACAGCAGTTTGTCACAGTTTAAATCCAAATTAAATTTATCTACATACTTAGAACAGATCGGTACCTATATAGACACCTTAAATCTTTCCGGCGTAGAGAAATTATTTCTCCACCTGCAGGAAGATTTTTCCAACGATACAATTTCTCCGTCATCTGTCATCGATCTCTGTGCCAAATTTCTTGAACTGTTGAAAGACCAAATCCGCAATCAGTATCAAAAAGCTGGTATAGATTATGACTTCCCCAAAAAACAATATCAAGCGCAGATACAAAACGCCTCTTCCAAAGAAGACCTGATATCTACATTAAAACATATGATAATTGGGGAAATTTCAGCCTTTCAAAAACTACAGTATACCAAAGATAGCCGTTATATCAGTCAGGCGAAAGAATATATCCATGACCATCTTGACCAAAATATTACCTTAAACGAGGTTGCGGAAATGCTTTATATCAATCCATCTTATTTCAGCACACTATTCAAGAAAGAAACCGGTGAAACGTTCAGCAATTACATCACGCAAACCCGCATCGGACGTTCGAAGGAATTGCTAAGAGATTTAAAATACTCCATCTCAGAAATCAGCGCCATGGTTGGGTATCAGGATTCGAAATATTTCAGCAAAGTATTTCAAAAAACTGTTGGAATCAAACCTTCAAAATTTCGAAAGCTTTACACAAATTAA